In Sphingobacterium thalpophilum, a genomic segment contains:
- a CDS encoding DUF2625 domain-containing protein, whose protein sequence is MKSLKELIDTSNSGWKLVESWMKEATNAYEVLPRNPKRADEELLRAQITTKSPMGAIIHQTGGILIDGGWLRILGSGSSQLDRGIMEWNKGKSFDKEGEKGGFLLIADDVLGGYFAINAGALGDAIGQVYYFAQDTLQWESLECGYSDFVFWALKGDIRQFYETFKWKDWSEEVKLLSGNQVFSFYPFLWTEEARDFRKVDRKPMAIDENYHFTMEFAGGR, encoded by the coding sequence ATGAAAAGTCTAAAAGAACTGATTGATACAAGTAATTCAGGATGGAAGTTGGTAGAAAGTTGGATGAAAGAAGCGACGAATGCTTATGAAGTGCTTCCTCGAAACCCTAAGCGGGCTGATGAGGAACTTTTAAGGGCCCAAATTACCACAAAATCGCCTATGGGAGCCATTATTCATCAAACTGGTGGTATTTTAATCGATGGGGGCTGGTTGCGGATTTTAGGCTCTGGCTCGTCGCAGTTGGACCGAGGGATCATGGAGTGGAATAAAGGGAAAAGTTTTGACAAGGAAGGCGAAAAAGGTGGTTTTTTGCTGATTGCAGACGATGTTCTAGGTGGTTATTTCGCTATTAATGCCGGTGCGCTGGGAGATGCTATTGGACAGGTCTATTATTTCGCACAAGATACCTTACAATGGGAAAGTTTGGAATGTGGTTATTCAGATTTTGTTTTTTGGGCATTGAAAGGGGATATTAGACAGTTTTACGAAACATTTAAATGGAAAGACTGGAGCGAAGAGGTCAAACTCCTGAGCGGCAATCAAGTTTTTTCATTTTACCCTTTCCTGTGGACTGAAGAAGCACGCGATTTTCGTAAAGTGGATCGTAAGCCAATGGCCATCGATGAGAACTACCATTTTACGATGGAATTTGCTGGTGGACGCTAA